The DNA segment CTGCTCGACGCCCGCGTCGTGCTCGTGGCCCCGTACGAGCGTCCCGGCGACGTCGACGACGTGCTCGCGGCCCGACGCGCGTTCGGCGATCGGCTGACCGGCGTGATCTTCAACGACGTCGGTGACGCGGCGTACGACGACCTCGAGACTGACGTGGTTCCGTTCCTCGAAGGGCGCGACGTTCCCGTCTACGGGATCGTGCCACGAGTGCAGGAACTCTCCGGCGTGACGGTCGCCGATCTGGCCGACGAACTCGGCGCGTCCGTCCTCGTCGAGGAGGGAAGCGACCGATACGTCGAGCGGTTCTCCGTCGCGGCGATGGGTGCAGACAGCGCGCTCAGATACTTCAGGCGAACCAGAGACGCTGCCGTCATCACTGGAGGTGACCGGGCAGACGTCCAGGCCGCAGCGCTCGAGGCGTCCGGCATCCGCTGTCTCGTCCTGACCGGCGGGCACCATCCCTCGGGCCGCATCCTCGGCACGGCGACCGAACGGTCGGTGCCCGTCCTGTCTGTGCAGTCGGACACGTTGACCACGGTCGAGCGCACGGAGTCGATCGTTCGAGGCGGGCGCACACAGGACGAGGCAACCGTCGAACGGATGCGCGAACTGCTCACCGATCACGCCGCCGTCGCGGAGCTCCTCGGAACCGAGTGAGCCACCCCGGTGTCGGCGGTCGGCAGCGGGGACGAGCGTATCCAATCAGTCGTCCGTCGGAACCTCCTTTCGACCGGACAGTGAGTCGGGAACGAGTAGATAGTGCTGGAAGGAGATTTCCCGCCGCGGGCGATCGAACACGTCGACGATCGGGATCTCGATCGCCCACATCCCCTGGATGGCGTCCGAGGCGTACGGCATCTCGGAGACGTCCGTCAAGCGACCGGTCGCGACGACGCTTCGCCACCCGCCGTCTGCCTCCTCGTGGACGACGTACGAGACGGGTTCGTCGACGAGGCCGTCCTTGCGGCTCCCGGGGGGAAACGAGAGGTTGAAGTAGAACGCCCTGTCGGTCGCGTTGTACCCGTAGGAGACCGGGATCGAGGCGGGCGGTTCGTCGTCTTCCGTCCCAAAGGAGATGACCCCCGTCCCCCCGCGCCCGAGGAAGTCGTCGATCTCTTCGTCGGTCAGCTGGACCCATCGAAGCCCTTGCATGTGACTCCCCACCACACACAGATGGAAAATACCGGTCTACCAGATTCCGACGAAGACAGTAACACTGCGGTCTGCCGCGGAGTGGACCCCCATTTCATTGTCTCGTCGGTAGACAGGGGAACTCAGTACGAAGCCGATGGACGATCCACCGCACGCGCACCCAACGGAGCAGGTTCTCGACGCGCTGGAGACGGACATCGCTGGACTGTCCACCGACGAGGCCCACCGCCGACTCGAAGCGTACGGCGAGAACGACATCGTTCGGACGGGCGGCCGATCGCCGCTCGACATCTTTCTCGTCCAGTTCGACAGCGTGCTGATCTGGGTCCTGCTGTTCGCGGCCCTTCTCTCTACGTGGGCCGGACAGACCGTCGACGCAGTGTTGATCGTGATCATCGTCGGTGCCAACGGCGTCTTCGGGTTCGTCCAGGACTACCGCGCTGAACGCAGCTTAGAGTCACTGCGGGAGCTGGCGGCCCCGACGGCGACCGTCCGGCGGGACGGCGAATCGAGCGAGATCGAGGCGACCGAACTCGTCCCCGGCGACGTGATCGTCCTGCGGAGCGGCGACGTCGTGCCCGCAGACGCCCGCATCGTCTCGGAGACAGACCTGACGGTCGACGAGGCGGCGCTCACGGGCGAGAGCGTCCCGGTTTCGAAGGCGACGACCGTAGTCGAGGCGGACACGCCGCTGGCCGAGCGCACGGGCATGGTCTACAAGGCAACGAGCGTCACCCGCGGGAAGGGCGAGGCCGTCGTGACCGCCACCGGCATGGAGACGGCGGTCGGCGACATCGCCGCAGAACTCGCCGGCACGGCGGAGACCGAGACGCCGCTGCAGTCGGAACTCGACGACCTGGGGCGAACCCTGGGGATCGGAATCTTCCTCCTGTCGGCGCTGGTCGCGCCCCTGTTGATCCTCAGGGGCACCAGCGCGGTCCAGTCCGCGCTCACCGCCGTCTCGCTCGCCGTCGCCGCGATTCCGGAAGGCTTGCCCGCCGTCGTGACGCTGACGCTCGCGCTCGGCGTTCGGCGGATGGCCGACGAGAACGCGCTGGTCAGGCGGCTTCCGGCGGTCGAAGCGCTCGGCTCCGTCGACGTCATCTGCACGGACAAGACG comes from the Halovivax cerinus genome and includes:
- a CDS encoding phosphotransacetylase family protein, translated to MTDTDTTAERTARGTAPNGETDARTNDATDRSSDTDRDEAMDGPDDTRPDDATARQTGVRPDGGAETLLIVSLEESTGKTAITLALAQLASDNGERVGYMKPKGTRLQSNVGKTLDADPLLAKELLGIDADVSTLEPIVYSPTFVEQAIRGRETPENLRERVREAFDELAGETDRMVVEGAGEYTVGEIVDLTDADVADLLDARVVLVAPYERPGDVDDVLAARRAFGDRLTGVIFNDVGDAAYDDLETDVVPFLEGRDVPVYGIVPRVQELSGVTVADLADELGASVLVEEGSDRYVERFSVAAMGADSALRYFRRTRDAAVITGGDRADVQAAALEASGIRCLVLTGGHHPSGRILGTATERSVPVLSVQSDTLTTVERTESIVRGGRTQDEATVERMRELLTDHAAVAELLGTE
- a CDS encoding pyridoxamine 5'-phosphate oxidase family protein — protein: MQGLRWVQLTDEEIDDFLGRGGTGVISFGTEDDEPPASIPVSYGYNATDRAFYFNLSFPPGSRKDGLVDEPVSYVVHEEADGGWRSVVATGRLTDVSEMPYASDAIQGMWAIEIPIVDVFDRPRREISFQHYLLVPDSLSGRKEVPTDD